One window of Nocardioides dongkuii genomic DNA carries:
- a CDS encoding sigma-70 family RNA polymerase sigma factor, which translates to MGSESDVRGLPALTDSLRRAETTRLLARAHASRGASRSRYENEVVGLNMVVAAEVARRYHGRGISGDDLDQVAFLGLVKAVRRFDPTRGEEFLAFAVPTVRGEVRRYFRDAGWAVRPPRSVQDAQRRIRDAESDLAQRLGRDPRPPEVAGHLGVPLSLVLDAQGAAGCFFPTSLDAPAGSGDSGDLASPAEWMGDLDPAYAVAEARLAVQPLLRDLDARDRTIIELRYFENRTQAEIGAAVGVSQVQVSRLIAQILRRLRARLAVA; encoded by the coding sequence ATGGGATCGGAGTCGGACGTCCGGGGGCTCCCGGCGCTCACCGACTCCCTCCGGCGAGCCGAGACCACGCGGCTCCTGGCCCGCGCTCACGCCAGCCGCGGCGCGTCCCGGTCGCGGTACGAGAACGAGGTCGTCGGCCTCAACATGGTCGTCGCGGCCGAGGTCGCCCGTCGCTACCACGGCCGCGGGATCAGCGGCGACGACCTCGACCAGGTCGCGTTCCTCGGGCTGGTCAAGGCCGTCCGGCGGTTCGACCCGACGCGGGGGGAGGAGTTCCTCGCCTTCGCGGTCCCGACCGTGCGCGGCGAGGTCCGGCGGTACTTCCGCGACGCGGGCTGGGCGGTCCGTCCGCCGCGCTCGGTCCAGGACGCCCAGCGCCGGATCCGCGACGCCGAGTCCGACCTCGCCCAGCGGCTCGGCCGGGACCCGCGTCCCCCCGAGGTCGCCGGGCACCTCGGCGTACCGCTCTCGCTGGTGCTGGACGCGCAGGGCGCGGCGGGCTGCTTCTTCCCGACCTCGCTGGACGCCCCCGCCGGCAGCGGCGACAGCGGCGACCTCGCGTCCCCGGCGGAGTGGATGGGCGACCTCGACCCGGCGTACGCCGTCGCCGAGGCGCGGTTGGCGGTCCAGCCGCTGCTGCGCGACCTCGACGCGCGCGACCGCACGATCATCGAGCTGCGCTACTTCGAGAACCGCACCCAGGCCGAGATCGGCGCCGCCGTCGGCGTCAGCCAGGTGCAGGTCTCCCGCCTGATCGCCCAGATCCTGCGCCGGCTCCGGGCCCGGCTCGCTGTCGCCTGA
- a CDS encoding HAD family hydrolase, with protein sequence MSHGIDTAVVDIDGTLLDSNYHHTLAWTRAFAHVGRDVPAWRIHRHLGMGGDRLVAAVAGDEAEEQVGDAVRDRWEEEFDAIIDETGLLDGARELLDALREAGLSVALASSAIPRHAEHAMTLLDAGARTDAATTAEDAEETKPDPELLDAALDQLDQAEGQRPVMIGDSVWDVVAANQRGIPTIGLRSGGFGEAELLEAGAVTVYDDPRDLAEHLEEALAQAARARS encoded by the coding sequence ATGAGCCACGGCATCGACACCGCCGTCGTCGACATCGACGGCACCCTGCTCGACTCCAACTACCACCACACCCTCGCCTGGACCCGGGCGTTCGCCCACGTCGGGCGGGACGTCCCGGCCTGGCGGATCCACCGGCACCTCGGCATGGGCGGCGACCGCCTGGTGGCCGCGGTCGCGGGCGACGAGGCCGAGGAGCAGGTCGGGGACGCGGTGCGCGACCGGTGGGAGGAGGAGTTCGACGCGATCATCGACGAGACCGGACTCCTCGACGGGGCCCGCGAGCTGCTCGACGCGCTGCGGGAGGCCGGCCTGTCGGTGGCGCTCGCCAGCTCCGCCATCCCCCGGCACGCCGAGCACGCGATGACGCTGCTCGACGCCGGCGCGCGCACCGACGCCGCGACCACCGCGGAGGACGCCGAGGAGACCAAGCCGGACCCCGAGCTGCTCGACGCGGCGCTGGACCAGCTCGACCAGGCCGAGGGTCAGCGCCCGGTGATGATCGGCGACTCGGTGTGGGACGTGGTGGCGGCGAACCAGCGCGGCATCCCCACCATCGGGCTGCGCAGCGGCGGCTTCGGCGAGGCCGAGCTGCTCGAGGCCGGCGCGGTCACGGTGTACGACGACCCGCGCGACCTGGCCGAGCACCTCGAGGAGGCACTCGCCCAGGCCGCGCGGGCTCGGTCGTAG
- a CDS encoding Dps family protein, giving the protein MTTSSKLHYTVPGMTQKDAKRVVELLQGRLDACNDLHLTLKHVHWNVVGPHFISVHEMLDPQVEAVRGFADDLAERIATLGGSPVGTPGRLVKSRTWDEYSLGRATTQEHLGALDLVYQGVIGDYREGMQELDELDMVTQDMFVAQTEQLELFHWFIRAHLEDKGGHLSTADATTEAEAAKAAIS; this is encoded by the coding sequence ATGACGACTTCGAGCAAGCTGCACTACACGGTTCCCGGCATGACCCAGAAGGACGCCAAGCGCGTGGTCGAGCTGCTCCAGGGGCGCCTGGATGCCTGCAACGACCTGCACCTCACGCTGAAGCACGTGCACTGGAACGTCGTGGGCCCCCACTTCATCTCCGTCCACGAGATGCTCGACCCCCAGGTCGAGGCCGTCCGCGGCTTCGCCGACGACCTGGCCGAGCGGATCGCGACCCTCGGCGGCTCCCCGGTCGGGACCCCGGGCCGGCTCGTCAAGAGCCGGACCTGGGACGAGTACAGCCTCGGCCGCGCGACCACCCAGGAGCACCTCGGCGCGCTCGACCTCGTGTACCAGGGGGTCATCGGCGACTACCGGGAGGGCATGCAGGAGCTCGACGAGCTCGACATGGTCACCCAGGACATGTTCGTCGCCCAGACCGAGCAGCTCGAGCTGTTCCACTGGTTCATCCGCGCCCACCTCGAGGACAAGGGCGGGCACCTCTCGACCGCCGACGCGACCACCGAGGCCGAGGCCGCGAAGGCCGCGATCAGCTGA
- a CDS encoding TIGR03557 family F420-dependent LLM class oxidoreductase, which yields MTRFGYFLSCEDWTPAELVEQAVAAERAGFEALWISDHYHPWNDEQGQSPFVWSVIGAISQATDLPVTTAVTCPTVRIHPAIVAQAAATASVMLGGKFVLGVGTGEALNEHILGGPWPSADVRLEMLEEAVEVMRRLWTGEVVTTRGTHYTVDTARLYTLPETPPEVYVSAFGPKALEAAARFGDGFITTQPDAESVATFKERTGGKPAQVGYKVAWAATEDEGVDHAHRLWANAGVPGELAQVLPSPQHFEQVSQLVTRESTAESITAGSDVEAHIAGMREYVEAGFDEVYVANIGPEYLAMIEAYGRDVLPAIRSGS from the coding sequence GTGACGCGCTTCGGCTACTTCCTCTCCTGCGAGGACTGGACGCCGGCCGAGCTCGTCGAGCAGGCCGTCGCCGCTGAGCGAGCGGGCTTCGAGGCGCTCTGGATCAGCGACCACTACCACCCCTGGAACGACGAGCAGGGCCAGAGCCCGTTCGTCTGGTCGGTCATCGGCGCGATCTCCCAGGCCACCGACCTGCCGGTCACCACGGCCGTCACCTGCCCGACGGTGCGGATCCACCCCGCCATCGTCGCCCAGGCCGCCGCGACCGCCTCGGTGATGCTCGGCGGGAAGTTCGTGCTGGGCGTCGGCACCGGCGAGGCGCTCAACGAGCACATCCTCGGCGGGCCGTGGCCCTCGGCCGACGTACGCCTGGAGATGCTCGAGGAGGCCGTCGAGGTGATGCGGCGGCTCTGGACCGGCGAGGTGGTCACCACCCGCGGCACGCACTACACCGTCGACACCGCGCGCCTCTACACGCTGCCGGAGACGCCCCCGGAGGTCTACGTCTCGGCCTTCGGTCCGAAGGCGCTCGAGGCGGCCGCCCGCTTCGGTGACGGCTTCATCACCACCCAGCCGGACGCCGAGTCGGTCGCCACGTTCAAGGAGCGCACCGGCGGCAAGCCGGCGCAGGTCGGCTACAAGGTCGCCTGGGCCGCGACCGAGGACGAGGGCGTCGACCACGCCCACCGCCTCTGGGCGAACGCCGGCGTGCCCGGCGAGCTCGCGCAGGTGCTGCCCTCGCCGCAGCACTTCGAGCAGGTCTCCCAGCTGGTGACCCGGGAGTCCACCGCGGAGAGCATCACCGCGGGCTCGGACGTCGAGGCGCACATCGCCGGAATGCGCGAGTACGTCGAGGCCGGCTTCGACGAGGTGTACGTCGCCAACATCGGCCCCGAGTACCTCGCGATGATCGAGGCCTACGGCCGCGACGTGCTGCCCGCGATCCGCAGCGGCTCCTGA
- a CDS encoding cupin domain-containing protein yields the protein MESTSLGTLADEQLAVAREHSAGRSAHTLYGGQGNALRQTLIALAAGRRLGEHDSPGEATLQVLRGSVRLHAGDDTWEGSAGDHAVVPLVRHDLEAVDDAVVLLTVALHGVPGT from the coding sequence ATGGAAAGCACCTCCCTGGGCACGCTCGCCGACGAGCAGCTCGCCGTGGCGCGCGAGCACAGCGCCGGACGCAGCGCGCACACCCTGTACGGCGGGCAGGGCAACGCCCTGCGGCAGACCCTGATCGCGCTCGCGGCGGGTCGCCGGCTCGGCGAGCACGACAGTCCCGGCGAGGCGACGCTGCAGGTGTTGCGCGGCTCGGTCCGCCTGCACGCCGGCGACGACACCTGGGAGGGATCCGCCGGCGACCACGCGGTGGTCCCGCTGGTCCGTCACGACCTCGAGGCGGTCGACGACGCCGTGGTGCTGCTGACCGTCGCCCTGCACGGCGTGCCCGGGACCTGA
- a CDS encoding class I SAM-dependent methyltransferase codes for MAWWTEHVVPRLVDASLSQAPVGELRREVCAGLHGRVVEVGFGSGLNLPHLPAEVTAVDAVEPSELAWSRSADRRARADVPVGRAGLDGQDLAAADATYDAALCTFSLCTIPDPGRALAELRRVLVPGGRLHFVEHGIAPDARVRVWQRRLNPVQAALAGGCHLVRDPAAMVRDAGFVVTDVEHGYLAPGPAKPWGYLSRGLATAP; via the coding sequence GTGGCGTGGTGGACCGAGCACGTGGTGCCGCGGCTCGTCGACGCCTCCCTGTCGCAGGCTCCCGTCGGCGAGCTGCGCCGGGAGGTGTGCGCGGGCCTGCACGGACGCGTCGTCGAGGTGGGCTTCGGCAGCGGCCTGAACCTGCCGCACCTGCCCGCCGAGGTGACCGCCGTCGACGCGGTCGAGCCGTCGGAGCTGGCCTGGTCCCGGTCCGCGGACCGGCGGGCGCGGGCCGACGTACCGGTCGGACGTGCCGGGCTCGACGGGCAGGACCTGGCCGCCGCCGACGCGACGTACGACGCGGCGCTGTGCACGTTCTCGCTGTGCACCATCCCGGACCCCGGGCGGGCGCTCGCCGAGCTGCGGCGGGTGCTGGTCCCCGGCGGGCGGCTGCACTTCGTCGAGCACGGGATCGCGCCCGACGCCCGGGTCCGGGTCTGGCAGCGCCGACTGAACCCGGTGCAGGCGGCGCTGGCCGGCGGCTGCCACCTGGTGCGCGACCCGGCCGCGATGGTGCGCGACGCCGGTTTCGTGGTCACCGACGTCGAGCACGGCTACCTGGCGCCCGGCCCCGCCAAGCCGTGGGGCTACCTGTCCCGGGGGCTCGCCACCGCTCCCTGA
- a CDS encoding GntP family permease yields MEILHSAIAILGAIALIIALKVDPVISLLLACVYLGLATGMGAEGTVAQITGGFGEIMAEVGLLIGFGVLIGALLHSMGTFGDVVGILARRVGRGLPYAMAGTLSTIFPSIYVDVQVVLAAPMAKESAPAVDRRIGLPWLAGAMGIGIFSGYVFVVPGLAAVAIAGLMDVPLGTYLLYGLPIGLATALITTLLFRLLLTRGYWNEESDFDPDVVLEDGRPHDETEDVPVAERAAGLPLWVRLLPILVPLVLIATAAIVDVAGDTTPVLVFLGDANIALFLGLLIAFALVRWSLGADGVGKVLGAGFHTTGEILLVTGVGGSLGAVIAESGMEERLESLFSVDEGAPVIVSILLAWLIAAVLHFAIGSVSVGAITAAGIISPIAGSLSVDPVVIALAIASGAMFALHVNSNFFWMFSTLLDLSTKGSLKTLTVATSLGAVVSLPLVLLASVVSSVL; encoded by the coding sequence GTGGAGATCCTGCACTCGGCCATCGCGATCCTCGGCGCGATCGCGCTGATCATCGCGCTCAAGGTCGACCCGGTCATCTCGCTGCTGCTCGCCTGCGTCTACCTGGGACTCGCCACCGGGATGGGCGCCGAGGGCACCGTCGCCCAGATCACCGGGGGCTTCGGCGAGATCATGGCCGAGGTCGGTCTGCTGATCGGCTTCGGCGTGCTGATCGGCGCCCTGCTGCACTCGATGGGCACCTTCGGGGACGTGGTCGGGATCCTGGCCCGGCGGGTGGGGCGCGGCCTGCCGTACGCGATGGCCGGCACGCTCTCCACGATCTTCCCCTCCATCTACGTCGACGTGCAGGTGGTGCTGGCGGCGCCCATGGCCAAGGAGTCCGCGCCGGCGGTCGACCGGCGCATCGGCCTGCCCTGGCTGGCCGGCGCCATGGGCATCGGCATCTTCTCCGGGTACGTCTTCGTGGTGCCCGGGCTCGCGGCGGTCGCCATCGCCGGGCTGATGGACGTGCCCCTCGGGACCTATCTCCTCTACGGGCTGCCGATCGGGCTGGCGACCGCCCTGATCACGACGCTGCTGTTCCGGCTGCTGCTGACCCGGGGCTACTGGAACGAGGAGTCCGACTTCGACCCGGACGTGGTTCTCGAGGACGGCCGCCCCCACGACGAGACCGAGGACGTGCCTGTCGCCGAGCGCGCCGCCGGACTCCCGCTGTGGGTGCGGCTGCTGCCGATCCTGGTCCCGCTGGTGCTCATCGCCACCGCAGCCATCGTCGACGTGGCCGGGGACACCACCCCGGTGCTCGTCTTCCTCGGCGACGCCAACATCGCACTCTTCCTCGGACTGCTGATCGCCTTCGCGCTGGTCCGGTGGTCCCTGGGCGCCGACGGGGTCGGGAAGGTCCTCGGCGCCGGCTTCCACACGACCGGCGAGATCCTGCTCGTCACCGGGGTCGGCGGGTCCCTCGGTGCGGTCATCGCCGAGAGCGGCATGGAGGAGAGGCTGGAGAGCCTGTTCTCCGTCGACGAGGGCGCCCCGGTCATCGTCAGCATCCTGCTCGCCTGGCTGATCGCCGCGGTCCTGCACTTCGCGATCGGATCGGTCTCGGTCGGGGCGATCACGGCCGCGGGGATCATCTCGCCGATTGCCGGCTCGCTCTCCGTCGACCCCGTCGTCATCGCGCTGGCCATCGCCTCGGGCGCCATGTTCGCGCTCCACGTGAACAGCAACTTCTTCTGGATGTTCAGCACCCTCCTCGACCTGTCCACCAAGGGCAGCCTGAAGACCCTCACGGTGGCGACGTCGCTGGGCGCCGTCGTCTCGCTGCCCCTGGTGCTGCTGGCCAGCGTGGTGTCCTCGGTCCTCTGA
- a CDS encoding MarR family winged helix-turn-helix transcriptional regulator, whose amino-acid sequence MTVIEPEGTPISVGVLLFIPYRHLEQRILAAVNEAGFAITLPQARLVQRLDPAGSRLTDLAAAAQVSKQAAGYLVDELERARFVTRTPDPDDRRARLIVIAERGRAAAAVALREQQRAEGEWEAHVGAERMAELRRILEDLRTITDPWR is encoded by the coding sequence ATGACGGTCATCGAGCCCGAGGGCACGCCGATCAGCGTCGGCGTCCTGCTGTTCATCCCGTACCGCCACCTCGAGCAGCGCATCCTCGCGGCGGTCAACGAGGCGGGGTTCGCCATCACGCTGCCCCAGGCACGTCTCGTGCAGCGCCTCGACCCCGCCGGGTCCCGCCTCACCGACCTCGCCGCCGCCGCCCAGGTGAGCAAGCAGGCCGCGGGCTACCTCGTCGACGAGCTCGAGCGCGCCCGGTTCGTCACCCGGACGCCGGACCCCGATGATCGCCGTGCCCGGCTGATCGTCATCGCGGAGCGGGGGCGCGCCGCCGCCGCCGTGGCCCTGCGCGAGCAGCAGCGCGCCGAGGGCGAGTGGGAGGCGCACGTCGGCGCCGAGCGGATGGCCGAGCTGCGCCGCATCCTGGAGGACCTGCGCACGATCACGGACCCCTGGCGGTGA
- a CDS encoding maleylpyruvate isomerase family mycothiol-dependent enzyme encodes MDESVWQMVREERASLAELASSLTAAQWATTSLCTEWTVHDVVAHVVMTPAGEPTLAGMARAMVRARGRLWNAGRDVVRAYARTRTPGQLVARLDELAGARTKPVFVVDDNILLDVVVHGQDVAVPLGVPRPVPDATARVALERAWRMGWPFHPRRRLLGVRLRCESADGAGTVWEAGEGPEVTGSAGALALLMTARTDAALAQVRGDGVAVLADRLLSA; translated from the coding sequence ATGGACGAGTCGGTGTGGCAGATGGTCCGCGAGGAGCGTGCGAGCCTGGCCGAGCTGGCCTCCTCCCTCACCGCGGCGCAGTGGGCGACGACGTCGCTGTGCACCGAGTGGACCGTGCACGACGTCGTGGCGCACGTCGTCATGACGCCCGCCGGTGAGCCCACGCTGGCCGGCATGGCACGGGCGATGGTCCGAGCGCGCGGCCGCTTGTGGAACGCCGGCCGCGACGTCGTCCGTGCCTACGCGCGGACCCGGACACCGGGGCAGCTCGTCGCCCGGCTGGACGAGCTGGCCGGGGCGCGCACCAAGCCGGTCTTCGTGGTCGACGACAACATCCTGCTCGATGTGGTCGTGCACGGGCAGGACGTCGCGGTGCCCCTCGGCGTCCCGCGCCCGGTACCGGACGCCACCGCGCGGGTCGCCCTCGAGCGCGCGTGGCGGATGGGCTGGCCCTTCCACCCCCGACGTCGGTTGCTCGGCGTCCGCCTGCGCTGCGAGAGCGCTGACGGCGCCGGCACGGTGTGGGAGGCAGGAGAGGGGCCCGAGGTGACCGGGTCGGCGGGCGCGCTGGCGCTGCTCATGACCGCCCGCACCGACGCGGCGCTGGCGCAAGTGCGGGGGGACGGCGTCGCCGTCCTGGCCGACCGACTCTTGAGCGCGTGA
- a CDS encoding DEAD/DEAH box helicase family protein, producing MAATAPAPAEPRRQLLGPPPLRTHQARALEALGRAWAAGRSRSWVVLPPGAGKTRVGLETIAEALAGGGASRAVVLSPNTAIQAQWAAAATAHGLEAGTDRDLSSQVTSLTYQSIAVFETDTDVDGDLDRTRKRPAPTEAGALMDRLHPNGRALVETLRDVDGLVLVLDECHHLLEVWGRLLGELLHTVEDAQVLGLTATPPDALTPDQAELVEELFSDVVFRAGVPAVVKEGHLAPFAELAWLTTPTAHENEWLAAEASRWRELTTFLSDPTFGTVPFLSWVTSRFVAPVPTVRSWAELAKAEPALADAALRLCHSGLLELPEGARLLEQHRRDPDADDWVALLDDWATTHLMPSTDPADAAVVETIRAALPSVGHVLTRRGVRRGRTPVDRVLARSHAKTVAAAEIVSHEHATLGDRTRMLVLCDYERASATLPTGLEGVLDAQSGSACSTVETLVADPATAGLSPLMVTGSTVAGAPATLSALATWVYETHPRLAGRLTVTGDGPVATLTGPWSSRHWVAPITSFFEAGHSQVLVGTRGLLGEGWDARRITGLVDLTTATTLTAVVQTRGRALRTDPSWAEKVAVNWSVVCVSDAHPKGGNDWARLVRKHTGFHGVDDDGDIVDGVSHIDPAFSPYAPPPTSTFEAINARMRARAADRDQIRSAWRVGEPYRDEVAATLRVVLRAERTEDEAVADGAATSMPLEIVPAPLVLHRHGIEVRDGTIRPPSTVTWVDTVAAVGTLGGVVGTASGPVTGWYLAAGGVAAVAGGVAGTRSRARGRTRVLSEWVSAQARRAAAAPSVGQVAAAVADALHRAGLTVVGAEAVVVEIHPGGEHRCLLDSTEADAALFAGVLDEALAPIGTQRYVLSRYTMTAAPTLTPRQVRKLRSSRAAVRALAGFRANGEAWHPVPSVLGANASRAAGYLAAWHRWVADGDLLYTSTPEGAGVLAAQQGYDPFDATTVVRRHWR from the coding sequence GTGGCAGCCACCGCCCCCGCCCCCGCGGAGCCGCGCCGCCAGCTCCTCGGTCCGCCGCCGCTGCGCACCCACCAGGCCCGCGCCCTGGAGGCGCTCGGGAGAGCGTGGGCCGCCGGCCGGTCCCGCTCGTGGGTGGTGCTGCCGCCCGGTGCCGGGAAGACCCGCGTCGGGTTGGAGACGATCGCGGAGGCGCTCGCGGGCGGCGGCGCCTCCCGTGCGGTGGTGCTCTCCCCGAACACCGCGATCCAGGCGCAGTGGGCCGCTGCCGCCACCGCCCACGGCCTCGAGGCCGGCACCGACCGCGACCTCTCCTCCCAGGTGACGAGCCTGACCTACCAGTCGATCGCCGTCTTCGAGACCGACACCGACGTCGACGGCGACCTCGACCGCACGCGCAAGCGCCCGGCGCCGACCGAGGCCGGCGCCCTGATGGACCGCCTCCACCCGAACGGACGCGCCCTGGTCGAGACGCTGCGCGACGTCGACGGGCTCGTCCTCGTGCTCGACGAGTGCCACCACCTGCTGGAGGTGTGGGGCCGGCTGCTCGGCGAGCTGCTGCACACCGTGGAGGACGCCCAGGTCCTCGGCCTCACCGCGACACCCCCCGACGCGCTGACCCCCGACCAGGCGGAGCTCGTCGAGGAGCTCTTCTCCGACGTCGTGTTCCGAGCAGGCGTCCCCGCCGTCGTCAAGGAAGGACACCTCGCCCCGTTCGCGGAGCTCGCGTGGCTCACCACGCCTACCGCGCACGAGAACGAGTGGCTCGCCGCCGAGGCCTCCCGGTGGCGCGAGCTCACCACGTTCCTCAGCGACCCGACGTTCGGGACCGTGCCGTTCCTGTCCTGGGTGACCAGCCGCTTCGTGGCCCCGGTCCCGACGGTGCGCAGCTGGGCCGAGCTCGCCAAGGCCGAACCGGCGCTCGCCGACGCCGCCCTGCGCCTGTGCCACAGCGGGCTCCTCGAGCTGCCCGAGGGCGCCCGGCTCCTCGAGCAGCACCGCCGCGACCCTGACGCCGACGACTGGGTCGCGCTCCTCGACGACTGGGCCACCACCCACCTGATGCCCTCCACCGACCCCGCGGACGCGGCCGTGGTCGAGACGATCAGGGCCGCGCTGCCCTCGGTCGGCCACGTCCTGACCCGCCGCGGCGTCCGCCGCGGCCGTACGCCGGTCGACCGGGTCCTGGCCCGCTCCCACGCCAAGACCGTCGCCGCCGCCGAGATCGTCAGCCACGAGCACGCGACCCTGGGCGACCGGACCCGGATGCTGGTGCTCTGCGACTACGAACGCGCGTCGGCAACCCTGCCGACCGGGCTCGAGGGCGTCCTCGACGCCCAGTCCGGGTCCGCGTGCTCCACGGTGGAGACCCTCGTCGCGGACCCGGCGACCGCCGGCCTGTCCCCGCTGATGGTCACCGGCTCCACCGTCGCCGGTGCGCCGGCGACCCTCTCCGCGCTCGCCACCTGGGTGTACGAGACGCACCCGAGGCTCGCCGGGAGGCTCACCGTCACCGGGGACGGGCCGGTCGCGACCCTGACCGGGCCGTGGAGCTCCCGCCACTGGGTGGCGCCGATCACCTCGTTCTTCGAGGCCGGCCACAGCCAGGTCCTCGTGGGCACCCGGGGACTGCTGGGGGAGGGGTGGGACGCGCGCCGCATCACCGGGCTCGTCGACCTCACCACCGCCACCACTCTCACCGCCGTCGTCCAGACCCGCGGCCGCGCGCTGCGCACCGACCCGAGCTGGGCCGAGAAGGTCGCCGTGAACTGGTCGGTGGTGTGCGTCTCCGACGCCCACCCCAAGGGCGGAAACGACTGGGCGCGGCTGGTCCGCAAGCACACCGGGTTCCACGGGGTCGACGACGACGGCGACATCGTCGACGGCGTCTCCCACATCGACCCCGCCTTCTCGCCGTACGCACCACCCCCGACCTCGACGTTCGAGGCGATCAACGCCCGGATGCGCGCACGCGCGGCGGACCGTGACCAGATCCGGTCCGCGTGGCGGGTCGGCGAGCCGTACCGCGACGAGGTCGCCGCGACGCTGCGCGTCGTGCTCCGCGCCGAGAGGACGGAGGACGAGGCCGTGGCCGACGGTGCCGCGACCTCGATGCCGCTGGAGATCGTGCCGGCACCGCTGGTGCTGCACCGGCACGGCATCGAGGTCCGCGACGGCACCATCCGACCACCGAGCACCGTCACCTGGGTCGACACGGTCGCGGCCGTCGGCACCCTCGGCGGCGTCGTCGGCACCGCCTCCGGGCCGGTGACCGGCTGGTACCTGGCCGCCGGCGGCGTCGCTGCCGTCGCCGGCGGGGTGGCCGGGACCCGCTCCCGCGCCCGTGGCCGGACCCGGGTGCTGAGCGAGTGGGTCAGCGCGCAGGCGAGGCGAGCGGCCGCCGCCCCGAGCGTCGGGCAGGTGGCCGCCGCCGTCGCCGACGCCCTGCACCGGGCCGGGCTGACGGTCGTCGGCGCGGAGGCGGTCGTCGTGGAGATCCACCCGGGTGGGGAGCACCGGTGCCTGCTCGACTCCACCGAGGCTGACGCGGCCCTGTTCGCCGGGGTGCTCGACGAGGCCCTGGCCCCCATCGGCACGCAACGCTACGTGCTGTCCCGCTACACGATGACCGCTGCGCCGACCCTGACCCCGCGACAGGTCAGGAAGCTGCGCAGCTCACGGGCAGCAGTGCGGGCCTTGGCGGGGTTCCGCGCGAACGGCGAGGCCTGGCACCCGGTCCCCTCCGTCCTCGGCGCGAACGCCTCCCGGGCCGCCGGCTACCTGGCGGCCTGGCACCGGTGGGTCGCCGACGGCGACCTCCTCTACACGAGCACGCCCGAGGGCGCCGGGGTCCTGGCGGCCCAGCAGGGGTACGACCCGTTCGACGCGACCACCGTCGTCCGCCGGCACTGGCGGTGA